From Rissa tridactyla isolate bRisTri1 chromosome 7, bRisTri1.patW.cur.20221130, whole genome shotgun sequence, a single genomic window includes:
- the LOC128912720 gene encoding C-C motif chemokine 13-like — protein MKVFSLALLTLLLAALWTGSQGVSLRSSYSTCCYKDMFMRKKILASNIKSYQKTPSHCSHRAVRVELLNGKKFCVDPEERWFQRYQRQKKTTSAST, from the exons ATGAAGGTCTTCTCCTTGGCGCTGCtcaccctgctgctggctgctctctggACTGGAAGCCAGGGTGTCTCCT TGCGCAGCTCCTACAGCACGTGCTGCTACAAGGACATGTTCATGCGGAAGAAAATCCTTGCCTCCAACATCAAGAGCTACCAGAAGACGCCTTCCCACTGCTCCCACAGAGCCGTGCG cgTGGAGCTGCTGAATGGGAAGAAGTTCTGCGTGGACCCGGAGGAGCGCTGGTTCCAACGGTATCAGCGGCAGAAAAAGACAACCAGCGCCTCCACGTGA
- the LOC128912768 gene encoding C-C motif chemokine 3-like — MKVPAAALVALLLVATYSPSQAHLDGVPTTCCFSYQQRPVPRSLIASTYVTSSSCAQPGVILVTKRKKKELCADPQAPWVQAHLKHFQTLQN, encoded by the exons ATGAAGGTCCCCGCAGCCGCCCTGGTCGCTCTCCTCCTCGTGGCCACCTACTCCCCATCCCAGGCCCATCTCG ACGGCGTCCCCACCACCTGCTGCTTCAGCTACCAGCAACGCCCCGTCCCGCGGAGCCTCATCGCCTCCACCTACgtcaccagcagcagctgtgcccaGCCGGGGGTGAT CCTGGTCaccaagaggaagaagaaggagctGTGCGCGGACCCCCAGGCGCCCTGGGTGCAGGCGCATCTGAAGCACTTCCAGACCCTGCAGAACTGA
- the LOC128912759 gene encoding C-C motif chemokine 3-like has translation MKVPAAALVALLLVATCSPSQAHLDGVPTTCCFSYQQRPVPRSLIASAYVTSSSCAQPGVILVTKRKKKELCADPQAPWVQAHLKHFQTLQN, from the exons ATGAAGGTCCCCGCAGCCGCCCTGGTCGCTCTCCTCCTCGTGGCCACCTGCTCCCCATCCCAGGCCCATCTCG ACGGCGTCCCCACCACCTGCTGCTTCAGCTACCAGCAACGCCCCGTCCCGCGGAGCCTCATCGCCTCCGCCTACgtcaccagcagcagctgtgcccaGCCGGGGGTGAT CCTGGTCaccaagaggaagaagaaggagctGTGCGCGGACCCCCAGGCGCCCTGGGTGCAGGCGCATCTGAAGCACTTCCAGACCCTGCAGAACTGA
- the LOC128912719 gene encoding C-C motif chemokine 3-like — protein sequence MAKAAGVVCALLLLLAALCCQSLAQRAPAVPDKCCFNFQTRRIKRDNVVACYPTSPECPHQAVIFRVRSGKEICAQASRAWVKRYQQSFQVSSFSIPS from the exons ATGGCGAAGGCGGCCGGGGTGGTCtgcgccctcctcctcctcctcgccgcgcTGTGCTGCCAGAGCCTGGCTCAGA GAGCTCCGGCCGTGCCGGACAAGTGCTGCTTCAACTTCCAGACGAGAAGGATCAAGAGAGACAATGTCGTCGCCTGCTACCCCACCAGCCCCGAGTGCCCTCACCAGGCTGTGAT CTTCAGGGTGAGGAGCGGGAAGGAGATCTGCGCCCAGGCGAGCAGGGCCTGGGTGAAGAGGTACCAGCAGAGCTTCCAAGTCagctccttctccatccccagctAG
- the LOC128912428 gene encoding PHD finger protein 7-like, translating into MEARTRPHRRPQSPPAQGPTGLQDEETGPSGTPPLPKRKSHVPKEEVCGLCQRADVDPVLAGELCRKDGLCIHENCLYHASGLSQRGNDAEGFYGFLFPDIWQELKRVAQKRCCICRLPGASVTCRGRRCRRIFHFPCGSERGCVSQFFGEFRSFCWQHRPVQRVRAAQQEQTPCLICLEAVAGWPCYDTLVCPVCAGAWFHRRCIQGQALSSALHHFCCPLCRDVAAFQDEMFRLGIKIPDRDAAWELDGSFTDLYEQHGSCDAGQCLCPAGRQQVEENGPWRLLLCSSCGSRGTHQRCSAAEDAESWHCSDCSDTGAVSPAAAGPDSGPSGAGPSRSAPATLAEEEVARIMEGHPAPQVPR; encoded by the exons ATGGAGGCGAGGACACGACCCCACAGGAGACCCCAGTCACCCCCTGCCCAGGGTCCCACGGGGCTGCAAGATGAGGAGACAGGACCCTCTGGTACACCTCCCCTGCCCAAAAGGAAGAGTCACGTCCCCAAGGAGGAAG TGTGCGGGCTGTGCCAGCGGGCGGATGTTGATCCCGTGTTAGCTGGGGAGCTGTGCCGTAAGGATGGGCTCTGCATCCATGAAAACTGCCTG TACCACGCGAGCGGGCTCAGCCAGAGAGGGAATGATGCAGAGGGCTTCTACGGCTTCCTTTTCCCTGACATCTGGCAGGAGCTGAAGCGGGTGGCACAGAAG AGGTGCTGCATCTGCCGGCTGCCGGGTGCCTCGGTCACCTgccggggccggcgctgccgccgAATCTTCCACTTCCCCTGCGGGAGCGAGCGGGGCTGCGTCTCGCAGTTCTTCGGGGAGTTCAG GTCCTTCTGCTGGCAGCACCGGCCGGTGCAGCGGGTGCGGGCGGCGCAGCAGGAGCAGACGCcctgcctcatctgcctggagGCGGTGGCGGGGTGGCCCTGCTACGACACCCTGGTGTGTCCCGTCTGTGCCGGAGCCTGGTTCCACCGCCGCTGCATCCAG GGCCAGGCACTGTCCTCGGCCCTGCACCACTTCTGCTGCCCGCTCTGCCGGGACGTGGCCGCCTTCCAGGACGAGATGTTTCGCCTGGGCATAAAGATCCCTGACAG ggatgctgcctgggaGTTGGATGGGTCCTTCACGGACCTTTACGAGCAGCACGGCTCCTGTGACGCCGGCCAGTGCCTGTGCCCGGCGGGGCGGCAGCAGGTGGAGGAGAACGG GCCCTGGAGactcctgctctgcagctcctgcggCTCCCGCGGGACACACCAGCGCTGCTCTGCTGCGGAAGATGCCGAGTCCTGGCACTGCAGCGACTGCAGCGACACGGGCGCCG TGTCCCCGGCCGCAGCCGGCCCAGACTCCGGCCCCTCCGGCGCAGGACCCTCACGCAGCGCCCCGGCCACTTTGGCCGAGGAAGAAGTGGCCAGGATCATGGAAGGACACCCCGCCCCCCAAGTGCCCCGCTAG